A single region of the Gossypium arboreum isolate Shixiya-1 chromosome 12, ASM2569848v2, whole genome shotgun sequence genome encodes:
- the LOC108479291 gene encoding LOW QUALITY PROTEIN: U-box domain-containing protein 4-like (The sequence of the model RefSeq protein was modified relative to this genomic sequence to represent the inferred CDS: inserted 2 bases in 2 codons; deleted 2 bases in 1 codon): MKHDHMEISLLKALLGNISSFLNLSSFENINSEPVQKFYQRAEEILQLLKPILSAIIDSEITSDEVLSKAFEGLSLSIEELREQFESWQPLLSKVYFVLQVESLISKIRNFSLDVFQFLKSSHQHLPDELNSASLEHCLQKIKLVAYEQASSVIREAIRDQVDSVGPSLDIIVKIAENLSLRSNQEILIEAVALEKLKENAEQAEKTAEAEFIDQIIALVNRMHDRLVLMKQSETCSPVPIPADFCCPLSLELMTDPVIVASGQTYERAFIKNWISLGFTVCPKTRQTLAHTTLIPNYTVKALIANWCESNNVKLPNPTKSINLDQSHPLLVHAESGLPRDSNSFPPPRISQPLSPESRSRGQAGKNLVTSSGLHHKGTSPLHPRSTSESSLPAIAGNGGGLDVARISLKSVEDRSKLERRYSDSVGEPPVSPSNNIGQSSQNHTRSVSASSALPNPDSPLGAVGDANETSDGSTHLAAYNSDASGEVKSDAQPTVSPAIPQREPQFPPRLMDTRSRSQTIWRRPSERFIPRIVSSPGVENRADLSGIEAQVKKLVEDLKCTSVDTQREATAQLRLLAKHNMDNRIIIANCGAIVLLVDLLHSPDTKTQENAVTALLNLSINDNNKTAIADADAIEPLIHVLETGSPEAKENSAATLFSLSVIEDNKVKIGRXGAIKPLVDLLGNGTPXGKKDAATALFNLSIFHENKATIVQAGAVRHLVDLMDPAAGMVDKAVAVLANLATIPEGRNAIGQEGGIPVLVEVVELGSARGKENAAAALLQLCTTSGRFCNMVLQEGAVPPLVALSQTGTPRGKEKAQALLSYFRNQRHGSAGRG; this comes from the exons ATGAAACACG ATCATATGGAGATTTCTTTGTTAAAAGCACTTCTGGGTAACATTTCCTCATTTTTAAATTTGTCATCTTTTGAGAACATTAACTCAGAACCAGTTCAGAAGTTTTACCAGAGAGCAGAAGAGATACTACAGTTGTTGAAGCCAATTCTTAGCGCAATCATTGATTCAGAAATTACTTCTGATGAAGTGCTTAGTAAGGCATTTGAAGGATTGAGTCTCTCTATAGAAGAATTGAGAGAGCAATTCGAGAGCTGGCAACCCCTTTTGAGTAAAGTTTACTTT GTTCTGCAAGTTGAGTCATTAATATCGAAGATTCGGAATTTTAGCCTTGATGTATTCCAGTTCTTGAAGTCTTCCCATCAGCATCTGCCTGATGAATTGAATTCAGCATCTCTTGAG CACTGCTTGCAGAAAATTAAGCTTGTAGCATATGAGCAAGCATCATCTGTCATCAGGGAAGCCATACGGGATCAAGTGGATAGTGTTGGACCATCCTTGGACATAATAGTGAAAATTGCAGAGAACTTGAGTTTGAGGTCAAACCAGGAGATTCTGATAGAGGCTGTGGCCCTTGAAAAGTTGAAGGAGAATGCTGAACAAGCTGAAAAAACTGCAGAAGCTGAGTTTATTGATCAAATTATTGCTCTTGTAAATCGCATGCATGATCGTCTTGTATTAATGAAACAATCTGAGACCTGTAGCCCAGTTCCAATACCTGCTGATTTCTGCTGCCCCCTTTCCCTAGAGCTAATGACTGATCCAGTGATTGTGGCATCTGGCCAAACCTATGAGCGGGCTTTCATCAAGAACTGGATTAGTCTTGGGTTCACTGTGTGCCCCAAGACACGGCAAACTTTGGCTCATACCACTCTTATACCTAATTACACAGTAAAGGCACTAATTGCAAATTGGTGCGAGTCAAACAATGTGAAGTTGCCTAATCCCACGAAGTCCATCAATTTAGACCAATCCCACCCCCTTCTTGTGCACGCAGAGTCTGGCTTGCCAAGGGATTCAAATAGTTTTCCTCCCCCTAGAATCAGCCAACCATTGTCACCTGAGTCACGGTCTAGAGGTCAAGCTGGTAAGAACCTAGTCACATCCAGTGGACTTCATCACAAGGGAACCTCCCCACTACATCCACGTTCTACCTCAGAAAGTTCCTTGCCAGCTATAGCTGGAAATGGAGGGGGTTTGGATGTTGCAAGAATATCACTAAAGAGTGTGGAAGACAGGTCAAAGTTGGAACGAAGGTATAGCGATTCTGTTGGTGAACCCCCTGTGTCACCTTCTAACAATATTGGTCAGTCATCTCAGAACCACACAAGATCTGTCTCAGCCTCTAGTGCACTTCCTAATCCAGATTCTCCTCTAGGAGCTGTTGGAGATGCCAATGAGACTTCTGATGGTTCAACTCATCTCGCAGCCTACAATAGTGATGCTTCTGGAGAGGTGAAATCTGATGCACAGCCTACAGTTAGCCCAGCCATTCCACAAAGAGAACCTCAGTTTCCTCCTCGGTTGATGGATACACGATCTCGAAGCCAAACAATCTGGCGCCGGCCATCGGAAAGATTCATTCCAAGAATAGTTTCTTCTCCTGGTGTTGAGAACAGGGCTGACCTTTCTGGCATTGAAGCCCAGGTGAAGAAGTTAGTGGAGGACTTGAAGTGCACTTCAGTTGATACTCAAAGAGAGGCCACAGCTCAACTCAGGTTACTTGCTAAGCACAATATGGATAATCGGATTATAATAGCGAACTGTGGGGCCATTGTCTTGTTAGTTGATTTGCTTCATTCACCGGATACGAAGACTCAGGAAAATGCTGTTACAGCACTTCTTAACTTGTCAATTAATGATAACAACAAAACAGCAATCGCTGATGCCGATGCAATTGAGCCTCTGATTCATGTCCTTGAGACAGGAAGCCCTGAAGCTAAAGAAAACTCAGCTGCCACTCTCTTCAGCCTTTCAGTCATTGAGGATAACAAAGTCAAGATTGGAA TCGGGGCAATCAAGCCTCTTGTTGATTTATTGGGGAATGGTACTC AGGGAAAGAAAGATGCAGCTACCGCTTTGTTTAATCTGTCAATATTTCATGAAAACAAGGCT ACCATTGTGCAAGCCGGTGCTGTAAGACACCTTGTGGACTTGATGGACCCAGCAGCTGGAATGGTTGATAAGGCAGTTGCTGTTTTGGCTAATCTTGCTACAATTCCTGAAGGGAGGAATGCTATTGGGCAGGAGGGTGGGATTCCTGTGCTGGTCGAGGTTGTTGAGTTGGGCTCAGCGAGAGGAAAGGAAAATGCTGCTGCTGCCCTTTTACAACTCTGCACAACCAGTGGTAGATTTTGCAATATGGTTCTCCAAGAAGGAGCTGTTCCACCACTAGTGGCATTGTCCCAGACCGGCACCCCAAGAGGTAAAGAGAAG GCACAGGCACTTCTGAGCTACTTCAGGAACCAACGACATGGTAGTGCTGGAAGAGGCTGA
- the LOC128285668 gene encoding lysine-rich arabinogalactan protein 18-like, translated as MDRRSAFAVVLICFVVTAVGGQSPAASPTKAPPAATTPATAPATAPVSKPKSPAPTAAPTTSPPTSSPPVAAPEKSAAVPAPSKSAPSSPPAAAPVSSPPAPVPVSSPPARSPPVAAPTTPPESSASPPAPVAAPTTAEVPAPAPSKSKSKSKKSKKHHAPAPSPDMLGPPAPPTGAPGPSLDASSPGPSVAADESGAEAMKNMKKIIGGLALGWAAIALSF; from the exons ATGGATCGTAGAAGTGCATTTGCagttgttttgatttgttttgtGGTGACCGCTGTCGGTGGTCAATCTCCGGCAGCCTCACCTACTAAAGCTCCGCCGGCCGCGACTACTCCTGCTACTGCTCCCGCTACTGCCCCTGTTAGCAAACCTAAATCACCGGCTCCAACAGCTGCCCCTACCACTTCCCCACCAACTTCTTCACCACCGGTTGCGGCTCCGGAGAAGTCTGCGGCGGTTCCAGCCCCATCTAAATCTGCTCCGTCTTCTCCTCCGGCTGCTGCTCCGGTGAGTTCTCCACCGGCTCCAGTACCTGTGAGCTCTCCTCCAGCCAGATCGCCTCCCGTTGCTGCACCGACGACTCCACCAGAGAGCTCGGCCTCTCCTCCGGCTCCTGTTGCGGCACCAACTACTGCTGAGGTTCCGGCCCCAGCTCCAAGCAAGAGCAAGAGCAAAAGCAAGAAATCCAAGAAACACCATGCTCCGGCTCCTTCACCTGATATGCTTGGACCTCCCGCTCCACCAACTGGAGCTCCTGGACCGAGCCTCGATGCTTCCTCTCCCGGTCCATCTGTCGCTGCCGACGAG AGTGGAGCAGAGGCAATGAAGAACATGAAGAAGATAATTGGAGGGTTGGCGTTGGGATGGGCAGCCATTGCTTTGAGCTTCTAG